The Planctomicrobium piriforme genome includes a window with the following:
- a CDS encoding glycosyltransferase family 2 protein, which yields MLSIVIPVLNEEESLLELHRQIRAVAESHALDVEMVFIDDGSTDGSWKLIQQLAEDDEHVFGIRFRRNFGKAAALTAGLNAIRGDVVMTMDADLQDDPQEIPRFLAKLEEGYDVVNGWKERRLDPWHKVYPSKVFNAMVGSLSGLKLHDHNCGIKIFRAQVARELRLYGELHRFIPVLAHARGFKVAELGVHHRPRQFGYSKYGIKRFLRGFLDLLTVTFLTTFGQRPLHLLGGIGLFFFGVGAVGLSYLGLAWFMMNVVDVWKHSPIGSRPLLLYSVASLLLGAQALSLGMLAELIVANTGRERDSYSVRERTKLPEETRSWSST from the coding sequence ATGCTGTCGATCGTCATCCCCGTCCTGAATGAAGAGGAAAGCCTGCTCGAACTGCATCGCCAGATTCGGGCCGTGGCGGAGTCGCATGCCCTCGACGTGGAAATGGTCTTTATCGATGACGGTTCGACCGACGGCTCGTGGAAGCTGATTCAACAACTCGCCGAAGATGACGAACATGTCTTCGGCATCCGCTTCCGCCGCAACTTCGGCAAGGCCGCGGCCCTCACCGCCGGACTCAATGCGATTCGCGGCGACGTGGTGATGACCATGGACGCCGACCTGCAGGATGACCCGCAGGAGATTCCCCGTTTTCTGGCGAAGCTCGAAGAAGGCTACGACGTCGTCAACGGCTGGAAAGAACGCCGGCTCGACCCCTGGCACAAGGTCTACCCGAGCAAAGTCTTCAACGCGATGGTCGGCTCGCTCTCCGGGCTGAAGCTGCACGACCACAACTGTGGCATCAAGATTTTCCGCGCTCAGGTCGCCCGTGAATTGCGTCTCTATGGCGAGCTGCACCGGTTCATTCCGGTGCTGGCGCACGCCCGCGGTTTCAAGGTCGCTGAACTGGGGGTGCATCATCGGCCCCGTCAGTTCGGCTATTCAAAATACGGCATCAAACGCTTCCTGCGAGGCTTCCTCGACTTGTTGACCGTCACCTTCCTGACGACGTTCGGCCAGCGCCCGCTCCATTTGCTGGGGGGCATCGGCCTGTTCTTCTTCGGGGTCGGCGCGGTTGGCCTGTCGTACCTGGGACTCGCCTGGTTCATGATGAACGTGGTCGATGTCTGGAAGCATTCCCCCATTGGTTCGCGCCCGCTGCTGCTGTACTCCGTGGCCTCGTTGCTGCTGGGAGCACAGGCATTGTCGCTCGGGATGCTTGCTGAACTCATCGTCGCCAACACCGGCCGCGAGCGCGACAGCTACAGCGTCCGCGAACGGACCAAACTGCCGGAAGAAACCCGCTCCTGGAGTTCCACATAG
- a CDS encoding DUF1573 domain-containing protein: protein MLAVIATLIACLAVFAWGVGQMPDVAKWTAQKPAATGDKPAEPATPVPPEHEHFPTNPFTPDKAATNQPKVQLPEAQYEFGRMALGKTGEHDFVVKNIGTAPLKLAKGPVQCKCTVSGLKEQEVPPGGEAMIHLAWTPKDIGPFAQVATIWTNDPEQDHFTVGASGTMYPEIQVKPDNGWALGPISNSNDVPLVGSLESPVIEKFSITKIEPSSDRVELEAVPYTAEELKEKDLLSGYHFLGRLKGIQNPSSIQESITVHTDLADHPKYEFPITGSRTGAVTIIGPTWFAGGPLIDLGTVSAEKGKEFKLTLMVNPGEEELKFTDVKINPGFVQMKLKPEQTGKELSRERYSLIITVPPGSPKGNWIASKPGQFLIKTNHAQIPELDIKLHLNVE, encoded by the coding sequence CTCAAAAGCCGGCCGCAACCGGGGACAAGCCGGCTGAGCCCGCAACTCCGGTCCCTCCCGAACACGAACACTTCCCGACCAATCCCTTCACACCGGATAAAGCGGCAACGAATCAACCCAAGGTCCAGTTGCCTGAGGCCCAGTACGAATTCGGTCGCATGGCCCTCGGCAAAACCGGCGAGCACGATTTCGTCGTCAAGAACATCGGCACAGCCCCTTTGAAGCTCGCCAAGGGGCCGGTGCAGTGCAAATGCACCGTCAGTGGCCTCAAGGAACAGGAAGTTCCACCGGGGGGCGAAGCCATGATTCACCTCGCCTGGACCCCGAAAGACATCGGCCCATTTGCCCAGGTCGCAACCATCTGGACCAACGACCCCGAGCAAGATCACTTCACCGTCGGCGCCTCAGGCACCATGTATCCCGAGATTCAGGTGAAACCGGACAACGGCTGGGCGCTGGGACCAATTTCCAACTCGAACGATGTGCCGCTGGTCGGCAGCCTCGAATCGCCGGTCATCGAGAAGTTTTCGATTACGAAAATTGAACCCTCCAGCGATCGCGTCGAACTGGAAGCGGTGCCGTACACCGCAGAGGAACTGAAGGAAAAAGACCTGCTGAGCGGCTACCACTTTCTGGGGCGCCTGAAAGGAATTCAGAACCCATCGAGCATTCAGGAGTCGATCACCGTTCACACCGATCTGGCCGACCACCCGAAATACGAGTTCCCGATTACCGGCAGCCGCACCGGTGCAGTCACGATCATCGGCCCGACCTGGTTTGCCGGAGGTCCGCTGATCGATCTGGGCACGGTTTCCGCAGAGAAGGGGAAAGAATTTAAGCTGACGTTAATGGTCAACCCCGGTGAAGAAGAGCTGAAATTCACCGACGTCAAAATCAATCCTGGCTTCGTGCAGATGAAGCTGAAGCCTGAACAGACCGGCAAAGAACTCTCACGCGAGCGGTACTCGCTGATCATCACGGTTCCGCCCGGAAGCCCGAAAGGGAACTGGATCGCCTCCAAACCCGGCCAGTTCCTGATCAAGACGAATCACGCGCAGATCCCGGAACTCGACATCAAGCTGCATCTGAACGTCGAGTAA